The following proteins come from a genomic window of Streptomyces sp. Sge12:
- a CDS encoding MFS transporter translates to MALGRHSDFNRLWFGQTVSNFGDKISLLALPTLAVVVLDGGALEVGVLGALRFLPFLLLAPFAGLVADRVSRRTVMIVADLGRFLALGTIPLAFALDSVSMTHVYIVAALTGVLTTFFEVSYQSWLPQLIGTENLIEGNTKLQISRSVAEAVGAGAGGALIQVLGAARAITADAFTFLISLLALLVIRHRDVRERTEERKASAKAEMKEGMKTLFGNPVLRGLFTANVVVNLGAAMGDALLIVYAYKVLDLSPGQVGIAFAVMSVFVIVGAVLSEVVSKSLSVGRLLVITAVVLGAGYILVPTGGAVGGFVGLIVVQAVIGFVSPMFDIHVLSLVQGVTPNEQMGRVSGTALSAVYGALSLGYFAGGALGEGIGLTGGLAVAGAVTIVGGLTLLGGPVSKIKEMPVGDSAGEEAPAADEARITA, encoded by the coding sequence ATGGCACTCGGTCGGCATTCCGATTTCAATCGCCTGTGGTTCGGGCAGACCGTCAGCAACTTCGGCGACAAGATCTCCCTTCTCGCACTGCCGACCCTCGCGGTCGTGGTGCTGGACGGCGGAGCCTTGGAGGTCGGCGTGCTCGGCGCGCTGCGCTTCCTCCCGTTCCTGCTGCTCGCCCCGTTCGCGGGGCTCGTGGCCGACCGGGTCTCGCGGCGCACCGTCATGATCGTCGCCGACCTGGGCCGCTTCCTGGCCCTCGGCACGATTCCGCTGGCGTTCGCCCTCGATTCCGTCAGCATGACCCACGTCTACATCGTGGCCGCCCTCACCGGTGTCCTCACCACCTTCTTCGAGGTCTCCTACCAGTCCTGGCTGCCCCAGCTCATCGGCACCGAGAACCTCATCGAAGGCAATACGAAACTCCAGATCAGCCGAAGCGTCGCGGAAGCGGTCGGAGCCGGCGCCGGTGGCGCGCTCATCCAGGTCCTCGGCGCCGCCCGCGCGATCACCGCCGACGCGTTCACCTTCCTCATCTCGCTGCTCGCCCTCCTCGTCATCCGCCACCGGGACGTGCGCGAGCGGACCGAGGAGCGGAAGGCCTCCGCCAAGGCGGAGATGAAGGAGGGCATGAAGACCCTCTTCGGCAACCCGGTCCTGCGCGGCCTGTTCACCGCCAACGTCGTGGTCAACCTCGGTGCCGCGATGGGTGACGCGCTCCTGATCGTCTACGCCTACAAGGTGCTGGACCTCAGCCCCGGCCAGGTCGGCATCGCCTTCGCCGTCATGTCGGTCTTCGTCATCGTCGGCGCCGTGCTCTCCGAGGTGGTCTCCAAGAGCCTCTCCGTGGGCCGCCTCCTGGTGATCACCGCCGTCGTCCTCGGCGCCGGCTACATCCTGGTCCCGACGGGCGGCGCGGTCGGCGGCTTCGTCGGACTGATCGTGGTCCAGGCCGTCATCGGCTTCGTCTCGCCGATGTTCGACATCCACGTCCTCAGCCTCGTCCAGGGGGTCACCCCGAACGAGCAGATGGGCCGCGTCAGCGGCACCGCGCTCTCCGCGGTCTACGGCGCCCTGTCCCTCGGCTACTTCGCCGGCGGCGCGCTCGGCGAGGGGATCGGTCTGACCGGCGGCCTCGCGGTGGCCGGCGCCGTCACCATCGTCGGCGGCCTGACCCTGCTGGGCGGCCCGGTGTCCAAGATCAAGGAAATGCCCGTCGGCGACAGCGCCGGCGAGGAGGCCCCGGCCGCGGACGAGGCCAGGATCACCGCCTGA
- a CDS encoding non-ribosomal peptide synthetase, producing MSESLAERIAALPKSRRALFQALTGGRGGGRAAVREDPEPAPRDPADPPVLSFAQRRLWFIDQLQPGSPAYNVPVATRIRGPLDVPALHAALQDIVDRHEVLRTVYTYHEGATEAVPRVVDGYRLPLPLTELPDEAAARPFYDADAGAPFDLAGAVPLRARLGRIGPEDHVLVLNLHHIVTDGWSMRVLYTELERAYAARTGAPAETAPPLALQYADFATWQRRRVSGDRLESLTSFWREELAGATPVDLPTDRPRPPVFGHAGASRYIDLPPRLIARLREFGKSEGATLYMTMLAGFAATLRRWTGQEDIVVGTSVSGRDHPAFGDLIGFFVNTLPLRIRTGGDPGFAELVRATRHTTLQAYAHQELPFDLIVDALGLPRDPSRPPLTSVMFLLDETPDAAPGLAGVATEPIDFSSHATKYDLMISVHDTGTAVRALVEYPTALFDAATVDRLLGHFLTTLEGAVDRPDAPLSALPLLTEGERRAALDDWNATRAPFPQDACLHQLFEQHADRRPDAPAVILGGLGGWNITYRELEERANRLAHRLALAGAGPDRTVALCLRRGPALVTAILAVLKAGGAYVPLDPDYPAERLALLLRDSAPPIVVSDAELIGRLPVPAGTEQVLLDTDRAALAELPATRPAVPVTSRDLAYVIFTSGSTGTPKGIALEHRGVVNNILDLNRSYGIGPGDSVLALSSPSFDMSVYETLGILAAGGTLVLPDPAAAKDPAHWADLVHRHGVTVWNSAPALLGLLTDQLEHAGGPRLPKLRTAFLGGDWIPVTQPDRIRAFAPGLSFVALGGATEASIHSVEFPVGRVDPQWTKLPYGRPMANQLTYILDPNDRLVPVGVPGELHLGGVGLARGYLGRPELTEEKFVRVELEPGRTERLYRTGDLARYGADGTIELLGRTDFRIKLNGLRIEPGEVESALRERPGVREAVVAARRTAGSDRLVGYVVPEEGAGLDPAALRTALATVLPPHCVPAELVLLERLPLSPNGKVDRGALPDPRPAAPAAAPAAASAPAYAPEGRTTAAPADGDPVALRIAAVWAEVLGAAHVAPDDDFFALGGDSFAAVRAVRAVATALPDGGAAALRVVDLFSNPTPAGLAARAAELAGPGTGAGGGAQHHRLLHRLTPERPAGTTALTLVCFPHGGGDAIAYQPLAAQLPPHIELLAVSPPGHDPLRPGPMLPVPEFAERAAEEIARTVRGPYAVYGHCAGVVTALETTRVLERLGQRPIALDLAAALPEEDPEYALEMERVSGDDDLVAYLTTMDGFDGVLDDSDLTAVLRMVRHDMTEAARFFARTPDGYDLPLTTPLTCIIGDADDATEGYEDGYRAWGRYAADVRLAVLPGGRHYFAKHLPDRLAALLADLHRNGGTHV from the coding sequence GTGAGCGAGTCCCTCGCCGAACGCATAGCCGCACTGCCGAAGTCCCGCCGGGCACTGTTCCAGGCCCTGACGGGCGGCCGGGGCGGCGGACGCGCCGCCGTACGGGAGGACCCCGAGCCGGCACCCCGTGATCCCGCCGACCCGCCCGTGCTCTCCTTCGCACAGCGCCGGCTCTGGTTCATCGACCAGTTGCAGCCCGGCAGCCCCGCCTACAACGTGCCCGTGGCCACCCGCATCCGCGGCCCGCTCGACGTCCCCGCCCTGCACGCGGCACTCCAGGACATCGTGGACCGCCACGAGGTGCTGCGGACCGTCTACACCTACCACGAGGGCGCCACCGAGGCCGTGCCCCGCGTCGTGGACGGCTACCGGCTGCCCCTGCCGCTGACCGAACTCCCCGACGAGGCGGCGGCCCGGCCGTTCTACGACGCCGACGCGGGCGCCCCCTTCGACCTGGCCGGCGCCGTCCCGCTGCGGGCCCGGCTCGGCCGGATCGGCCCCGAGGACCACGTCCTCGTCCTCAACCTGCACCACATCGTCACCGACGGCTGGTCCATGCGCGTCCTCTACACCGAACTGGAGCGCGCCTACGCCGCCCGTACCGGGGCACCCGCCGAGACGGCGCCCCCGCTCGCCCTCCAGTACGCCGACTTCGCCACCTGGCAGCGCCGCCGCGTCAGCGGGGACCGGCTGGAGAGCCTCACCTCCTTCTGGCGGGAGGAACTGGCCGGCGCCACCCCCGTGGACCTGCCCACCGACCGGCCCAGACCCCCCGTCTTCGGCCACGCGGGCGCCTCCCGCTACATCGACCTCCCGCCCCGGCTCATCGCCCGGCTGCGGGAGTTCGGCAAGTCCGAGGGCGCCACCCTCTACATGACGATGCTGGCCGGCTTCGCCGCCACCCTGCGCCGCTGGACCGGCCAGGAGGACATCGTCGTCGGCACCTCGGTCTCCGGCCGCGACCACCCGGCCTTCGGCGACCTCATCGGCTTCTTCGTCAACACCCTGCCGCTGCGCATCAGAACCGGTGGCGACCCCGGCTTCGCCGAACTGGTCCGCGCCACCCGCCACACCACGCTCCAGGCGTACGCGCACCAGGAACTGCCCTTCGACCTGATCGTCGACGCCCTCGGACTGCCCCGCGACCCCAGCCGGCCGCCGCTCACCTCCGTGATGTTCCTCCTCGACGAGACCCCGGACGCCGCGCCGGGCCTCGCGGGCGTCGCCACCGAGCCCATCGACTTCTCCTCGCACGCCACCAAGTACGACCTGATGATCAGCGTGCACGACACCGGCACCGCCGTCCGCGCCCTCGTCGAATACCCCACCGCCCTGTTCGACGCCGCGACCGTGGACCGGCTCCTCGGCCACTTCCTCACCACCCTGGAAGGGGCCGTCGACCGCCCGGACGCCCCGCTGTCCGCCCTGCCGCTGCTCACCGAGGGCGAGCGCCGGGCCGCCCTGGACGACTGGAACGCCACCCGCGCCCCCTTCCCCCAGGACGCCTGCCTGCACCAGCTGTTCGAGCAGCACGCCGACCGGCGGCCCGACGCGCCCGCCGTGATCCTCGGCGGCCTCGGCGGCTGGAACATCACCTACCGGGAGCTGGAGGAGCGCGCCAACCGGCTCGCGCACCGGCTCGCCCTGGCCGGCGCCGGCCCCGACCGGACCGTGGCCCTGTGCCTGCGCCGGGGTCCCGCACTGGTCACCGCGATCCTCGCCGTCCTCAAGGCCGGCGGGGCCTACGTCCCCCTCGACCCGGACTACCCGGCCGAGCGCCTGGCGCTGCTGCTGCGGGACTCCGCACCGCCCATCGTCGTCTCCGACGCGGAGCTGATCGGCCGGCTGCCCGTCCCCGCCGGCACCGAGCAGGTGCTCCTGGACACCGACCGGGCCGCGCTCGCCGAGCTGCCCGCGACCCGGCCGGCCGTCCCCGTCACCTCCCGGGACCTGGCCTACGTCATCTTCACCTCGGGCTCCACCGGCACGCCCAAGGGCATCGCCCTGGAACACCGCGGTGTGGTCAACAACATCCTCGACCTCAACCGCTCGTACGGCATCGGGCCCGGCGACTCGGTCCTCGCCCTGTCCTCGCCCAGCTTCGACATGAGCGTCTACGAAACCCTCGGCATCCTGGCCGCGGGCGGCACGCTCGTCCTGCCCGACCCGGCCGCCGCCAAGGACCCGGCCCACTGGGCCGACCTGGTGCACCGGCACGGCGTCACCGTGTGGAACTCGGCCCCGGCGCTCCTGGGGCTCCTCACCGACCAGCTCGAACACGCCGGCGGGCCCCGGCTGCCGAAGCTGCGCACCGCGTTCCTCGGCGGCGACTGGATCCCCGTCACCCAGCCCGACCGGATCCGCGCCTTCGCGCCCGGCCTGTCCTTCGTCGCGCTCGGCGGGGCGACGGAAGCCTCCATCCACTCGGTGGAGTTCCCCGTCGGCCGGGTCGATCCGCAGTGGACGAAGCTCCCCTACGGGCGGCCCATGGCCAACCAGCTCACCTACATCCTCGACCCGAACGACCGCCTCGTCCCCGTCGGCGTCCCCGGTGAACTCCACCTCGGCGGCGTCGGACTGGCCCGCGGCTACCTGGGCCGGCCCGAACTGACCGAGGAGAAGTTCGTCCGCGTCGAACTGGAGCCCGGTCGCACCGAACGGCTCTACCGCACCGGAGACCTGGCCCGCTACGGCGCCGACGGCACCATCGAACTCCTCGGCCGCACCGACTTCCGCATCAAGCTCAACGGACTGCGCATCGAGCCGGGCGAGGTCGAGAGCGCCCTGCGCGAGCGCCCCGGGGTCCGCGAGGCTGTCGTCGCCGCGCGCCGCACCGCCGGCTCCGACCGGCTCGTCGGCTACGTGGTGCCCGAGGAGGGCGCCGGCCTCGACCCCGCGGCGCTGCGCACCGCGCTCGCCACCGTCCTGCCGCCGCACTGCGTCCCCGCCGAACTGGTCCTGCTGGAGCGGCTGCCGCTGAGCCCCAACGGCAAGGTGGACCGGGGCGCCCTGCCCGACCCGCGCCCCGCTGCCCCCGCCGCTGCACCCGCGGCCGCTTCCGCCCCCGCATACGCTCCCGAGGGCCGGACCACCGCCGCGCCCGCCGACGGGGACCCCGTCGCCCTGCGGATCGCCGCCGTCTGGGCCGAGGTGCTCGGAGCTGCGCACGTCGCGCCCGACGACGACTTCTTCGCCCTCGGCGGGGACTCCTTCGCCGCCGTGCGCGCCGTCCGGGCCGTCGCCACCGCCCTGCCGGACGGCGGAGCCGCCGCCCTGCGCGTCGTCGACCTCTTCAGCAACCCGACCCCGGCCGGGCTCGCCGCCAGGGCCGCGGAACTCGCGGGACCCGGAACGGGAGCGGGCGGGGGAGCGCAGCACCACCGGCTGCTGCACCGGCTCACTCCCGAACGCCCTGCCGGCACCACCGCGTTGACCCTCGTCTGCTTCCCGCACGGCGGCGGCGACGCCATCGCCTACCAGCCGCTCGCGGCCCAGCTCCCGCCGCACATCGAGCTCCTGGCCGTTTCCCCGCCCGGCCACGACCCGCTGCGCCCCGGCCCGATGCTGCCGGTGCCCGAGTTCGCGGAACGCGCCGCCGAGGAGATCGCCCGCACCGTGCGGGGACCGTACGCGGTCTACGGCCACTGCGCCGGAGTCGTCACCGCCCTGGAGACCACTCGCGTACTGGAACGGCTGGGGCAGCGCCCGATCGCCCTGGACCTCGCCGCGGCCCTCCCGGAGGAGGACCCCGAGTACGCCCTGGAGATGGAACGGGTCTCCGGCGACGACGACCTCGTCGCGTACCTCACCACCATGGACGGCTTCGACGGCGTCCTCGACGACAGCGACCTCACCGCGGTCCTGCGGATGGTCCGCCACGACATGACCGAGGCGGCCCGCTTCTTCGCCCGCACCCCGGACGGCTACGACCTGCCCCTGACCACCCCCCTCACCTGCATCATCGGCGACGCCGACGACGCGACCGAGGGCTACGAGGACGGCTACCGCGCCTGGGGCCGGTACGCGGCCGACGTGCGGCTCGCCGTGCTCCCCGGTGGCCGCCACTACTTCGCCAAGCACCTGCCCGACCGGCTCGCCGCTCTCCTCGCCGACCTGCACCGCAACGGAGGAACCCATGTCTGA
- a CDS encoding non-ribosomal peptide synthetase, with protein MTTALVDFNRSDAAFPATGYPQLLAEQAARTPRATALAQGDRSWTYAELEAATNRLAHALIARGAVAGTRVGLCYPRSAEYVIGSLAILKTGAAIVALDPVNPDDRLAAMIADAAPLLVLTPADLGRRIPEDVPRAEVATAGQGQPDTAPAVVTGPDTVSHLIYTSGSTGTPKAVLERHGALTNLVHWTTRAYGVRPGDRASWMSTPGFAVQIMEWLAYLPAGAAIHIPEAGQAQTPEQIRDWLAGEGITHTMLVAALAEPAWGLDWPADTALRILVTTAERVHSWPPVDTPFRVVMTYGTTETTNVLSCLDLGAGIDFTSQATSDEVRTTRQVPVGVPIANLRVHLLDEDGRPVPEGEVGRLHVSGAGVAAGYHGRPELTAAKFHPNFVADDPHPVLYDTGDLARRREDGAVELLGRSDSQVKIRGFRVELGEVETHIARLADIGEAVVVTQERGPGDKRLIAYVSPAGAAEPDPAAVRADVARTLPYYMVPATVVVLPVLPRLPNGKVDRRSLPEPPEGRDAVGAGYEAPRNEVEDGIGRLWAEVFRTEGVGIHDNFFELGGHSLLAFQLIDEIRRRYSVELSLSDLSTCPTVAELATLVTTERTGGRHSFGGLPAIVPDPAARFEPFPLTESQQALWIGRGGLVELGNVGCHGYFEWESEQLDVARFEGAWRRLVERHDALRTRVLPDGTQQVFEEIPAYTIPVIDFGALDEESRGAELAALRERLSHQVLDGDSWPLFDVRISLLGGGRARIHLCLDFLVADAWSYFQVLIPDLVTYYVEPGAELAPLELTFRDYVLAVGNSLRDSELYRRSEWYWRDRLATLPPAPGLPERPADAPELPVRFERRSHVVAPELWTRIQERAHAREVTPSGVLAAAYAEVLGRAAGQARFTINFPLFNRLPLHPQVNALLADTTTTLLLAVEQTDHTFAGRAQAVQRRLWADLEHRYFSGVQVLRELTKLRGSLAPAMPVVMTSLAGHPPQYEETELGAPVYGISQTPQVSLDFQVFEKPDGLTFNWDFLPAVYPDGLIDAMFEEFTGLLEALGEDEVWERHSPPPGDESAAPGTAEERDTGDAWERYWAGIRRTGRGGDVIWDADSGEEFHWLLGQAQRHFRSGLPVIDLGCGNGRYSRELAPHYPSVIGVDVSASAIEHARREAEGVANVDYLAIDMTDAEQAAVLGEGPYNIFVRGVFHVLDGEARSRLAAVADRLLGSEGTLIVHEPDYSSNSFGYLGFVGGKRGRAEDLVGPLEAAGVRHSHRFTRPELAEAFGADAWEVVEDEAIELHAIDPQSDADALRLPGYYAVLRRRR; from the coding sequence GTGACCACCGCACTCGTCGACTTCAACCGTTCGGACGCCGCGTTCCCCGCCACCGGGTATCCGCAGCTCCTCGCCGAACAGGCCGCCCGTACCCCCCGGGCCACCGCCCTCGCGCAGGGCGACCGCAGCTGGACCTACGCCGAACTGGAGGCCGCCACCAACCGGCTGGCGCACGCCCTGATCGCCCGCGGAGCCGTCGCCGGCACCCGCGTCGGCCTCTGCTACCCGCGCAGCGCCGAATACGTCATCGGCTCCCTCGCCATCCTCAAGACCGGCGCCGCGATCGTCGCCCTCGACCCGGTCAACCCCGACGACCGGCTCGCGGCGATGATCGCCGACGCCGCCCCGCTGCTGGTCCTCACCCCCGCCGACCTCGGCCGCCGGATACCCGAGGACGTCCCCCGGGCCGAGGTCGCCACCGCCGGGCAGGGGCAGCCGGACACCGCGCCCGCGGTCGTCACCGGACCCGACACCGTCAGCCACCTCATCTACACCTCCGGCTCCACCGGCACCCCCAAGGCCGTACTGGAGCGGCACGGCGCGCTCACCAACCTCGTGCACTGGACCACCCGTGCCTACGGGGTACGCCCCGGCGACCGCGCCTCCTGGATGTCCACCCCCGGCTTCGCCGTCCAGATCATGGAGTGGCTCGCCTACCTGCCCGCCGGCGCGGCGATCCACATCCCCGAGGCCGGACAGGCACAGACCCCCGAGCAGATCCGCGACTGGCTGGCCGGCGAGGGCATCACCCACACCATGCTGGTGGCCGCCCTGGCGGAGCCCGCGTGGGGCCTGGACTGGCCGGCGGACACCGCGCTGCGGATCCTGGTGACCACGGCCGAGCGCGTGCACAGCTGGCCGCCCGTCGACACCCCGTTCCGCGTCGTGATGACCTACGGCACCACCGAGACCACCAACGTGCTGTCCTGCCTCGACCTCGGCGCCGGCATCGACTTCACCAGCCAGGCCACCTCCGACGAGGTCCGCACCACCCGCCAGGTCCCGGTCGGCGTGCCCATCGCCAACCTCCGCGTCCACCTCCTGGACGAGGACGGCCGCCCGGTGCCCGAGGGCGAGGTCGGCCGCCTGCACGTCTCCGGCGCCGGCGTCGCCGCCGGCTACCACGGCCGCCCCGAGCTCACCGCCGCGAAGTTCCACCCCAACTTCGTCGCCGACGACCCGCACCCGGTGCTCTACGACACCGGCGACCTCGCCCGCCGCCGCGAGGACGGCGCCGTGGAACTCCTCGGCCGCTCCGACTCCCAGGTGAAGATCCGCGGCTTCCGCGTGGAGCTCGGCGAGGTCGAGACGCACATCGCACGGCTCGCCGACATCGGCGAGGCCGTCGTCGTCACCCAGGAGCGCGGCCCGGGCGACAAGCGGCTCATCGCCTACGTGTCCCCGGCCGGCGCGGCCGAACCGGACCCGGCCGCGGTCCGCGCCGACGTGGCCCGCACCCTGCCCTACTACATGGTCCCCGCCACCGTCGTCGTGCTGCCCGTGCTCCCGCGGCTGCCCAACGGCAAGGTCGACCGGCGCAGCCTGCCCGAGCCCCCGGAAGGACGCGACGCGGTCGGCGCCGGCTACGAGGCCCCCCGCAACGAGGTCGAGGACGGCATCGGCCGGCTGTGGGCCGAGGTGTTCCGCACCGAAGGCGTCGGCATCCACGACAACTTCTTCGAACTGGGCGGGCATTCGCTGCTCGCCTTCCAGCTGATCGACGAGATCCGCCGCCGCTACAGCGTCGAGCTCAGCCTCTCCGACCTCTCCACCTGCCCCACGGTCGCCGAGCTCGCCACCCTCGTCACCACCGAACGCACCGGCGGCCGCCACTCCTTCGGCGGACTCCCCGCGATCGTCCCCGACCCCGCCGCCCGGTTCGAGCCCTTCCCGCTCACCGAGAGCCAGCAGGCGCTGTGGATCGGCCGCGGCGGGCTCGTAGAACTGGGCAACGTCGGCTGCCACGGCTACTTCGAGTGGGAGAGCGAGCAGCTCGACGTCGCCCGCTTCGAGGGCGCCTGGCGCCGGCTCGTCGAACGCCACGACGCGCTGCGCACCCGGGTGCTGCCCGACGGCACGCAGCAGGTGTTCGAGGAGATCCCGGCCTACACGATCCCCGTCATCGACTTCGGCGCCCTCGACGAGGAGAGCCGCGGGGCCGAACTGGCCGCCCTGCGCGAGCGGCTGTCCCACCAGGTCCTCGACGGCGACAGCTGGCCGCTGTTCGACGTACGGATCAGCCTCCTCGGGGGCGGCCGCGCCCGGATCCACCTCTGCCTGGACTTCCTCGTCGCCGACGCCTGGAGCTACTTCCAGGTCCTCATCCCGGACCTGGTCACCTACTACGTGGAACCCGGGGCGGAACTCGCCCCGCTGGAGCTGACCTTCCGCGACTACGTCCTGGCCGTCGGGAACTCGCTGCGCGACAGCGAGCTCTACCGCCGCTCCGAGTGGTACTGGCGCGACCGCCTCGCCACCCTCCCGCCCGCCCCCGGGCTGCCCGAGCGCCCGGCCGACGCCCCCGAGCTGCCGGTCCGCTTCGAGCGCCGCAGCCACGTGGTCGCCCCGGAGCTGTGGACCCGTATCCAGGAGCGGGCGCACGCCCGCGAGGTCACCCCGTCCGGGGTACTGGCCGCCGCCTACGCCGAGGTCCTCGGCCGGGCCGCCGGACAGGCCCGGTTCACCATCAACTTCCCGCTCTTCAACCGCCTTCCGCTGCACCCGCAGGTCAACGCCCTGCTCGCGGACACCACGACCACCCTGCTGCTCGCCGTCGAGCAGACCGACCACACCTTCGCCGGACGGGCCCAGGCCGTCCAGCGCCGGCTCTGGGCCGACCTGGAGCACCGCTACTTCAGCGGCGTCCAGGTGCTGCGCGAGCTGACCAAGCTGCGCGGCTCCCTCGCCCCGGCCATGCCCGTGGTGATGACCAGCCTGGCCGGCCACCCGCCGCAGTACGAGGAGACCGAACTGGGCGCACCCGTCTACGGCATCTCCCAGACCCCGCAGGTCTCCCTCGACTTCCAGGTCTTCGAGAAGCCCGACGGCCTCACCTTCAACTGGGACTTCCTGCCCGCCGTCTACCCCGACGGCCTCATCGACGCCATGTTCGAGGAGTTCACCGGGCTGCTGGAGGCCCTCGGCGAGGACGAGGTCTGGGAGCGCCACTCCCCGCCGCCCGGCGACGAGAGCGCCGCCCCCGGCACGGCGGAGGAACGCGACACCGGCGACGCCTGGGAGCGGTACTGGGCGGGGATCCGGCGCACGGGACGCGGCGGCGACGTCATCTGGGACGCCGACAGCGGCGAGGAGTTCCACTGGCTGCTGGGCCAGGCGCAGCGCCACTTCCGCAGCGGCCTGCCGGTCATCGACCTGGGCTGCGGAAACGGCCGCTACAGCCGCGAACTCGCCCCGCACTACCCCTCGGTCATCGGCGTCGACGTCTCGGCCAGCGCCATCGAGCACGCCAGGCGCGAGGCCGAGGGCGTCGCGAACGTCGACTACCTCGCGATCGACATGACCGACGCCGAGCAGGCCGCCGTCCTGGGGGAGGGGCCGTACAACATCTTCGTCCGCGGTGTCTTCCACGTCCTGGACGGCGAGGCCCGGTCCCGGCTCGCCGCCGTCGCCGACCGGCTGCTGGGCAGCGAGGGCACCCTGATCGTCCACGAGCCCGACTACTCCAGCAACTCCTTCGGCTACCTCGGCTTCGTCGGCGGCAAGCGCGGCCGCGCCGAGGACCTGGTCGGCCCGCTGGAGGCGGCCGGGGTCCGGCACTCGCACCGCTTCACCCGCCCCGAACTGGCCGAGGCGTTCGGCGCGGACGCCTGGGAGGTCGTGGAGGACGAGGCGATAGAACTGCACGCGATCGACCCCCAGTCGGACGCGGACGCCCTGCGGCTGCCCGGCTACTACGCGGTACTGCGCCGCAGGCGCTGA
- a CDS encoding 4'-phosphopantetheinyl transferase family protein has product MAAAAPAGLALAGPTAVVLAAAGDVRELLTRTELDRAGALRSAGDRDDFLAAHALVRLCAGRLLGRPAQGLTVVQSCGSCDRPHGRPRLVEAPATGISLAHTRGWVAAAAAPGVVGVDVETLDGHPLDRRVAEAVCSEEELVAVRADEDPQRAFLRQWVRKESLVKVGAAALDAAAGLDIPVYGQQPPRWRGWRLLDWGGERAVGCVAARVEMRLRLLG; this is encoded by the coding sequence ATGGCCGCTGCCGCACCGGCCGGTCTCGCGCTGGCCGGGCCGACCGCAGTGGTGCTGGCCGCGGCCGGGGACGTACGGGAGCTGCTGACCCGTACCGAACTGGACCGGGCCGGCGCCCTCCGGTCGGCCGGCGACCGGGACGACTTCCTGGCCGCGCACGCACTGGTCCGGCTCTGCGCCGGGCGGCTCCTCGGCCGCCCGGCGCAGGGCCTCACCGTCGTTCAGAGCTGCGGGAGCTGCGACCGGCCGCACGGCAGGCCGCGGCTCGTCGAGGCACCCGCTACCGGCATCAGCCTCGCCCACACCCGCGGCTGGGTCGCGGCCGCCGCGGCCCCCGGAGTCGTCGGTGTGGACGTGGAGACGCTCGACGGCCACCCGCTGGACCGGCGGGTGGCCGAGGCCGTCTGCAGCGAGGAGGAACTGGTCGCCGTACGGGCGGACGAGGACCCGCAGCGCGCCTTCCTGCGCCAGTGGGTACGAAAGGAGTCCCTGGTCAAGGTCGGGGCGGCCGCGCTCGACGCGGCGGCCGGCCTCGACATTCCCGTGTACGGGCAGCAGCCGCCCCGCTGGCGCGGCTGGCGGCTGCTGGACTGGGGCGGTGAGCGGGCCGTCGGATGCGTGGCGGCCCGCGTGGAGATGCGGCTGCGGCTGCTCGGCTGA
- a CDS encoding winged helix DNA-binding domain-containing protein, which translates to MERRTTDRLLRARAQAIGGEVREDTVAAVLDRVLAVQAQDLPAAELGLRARARGLTQDAVRRATDTERSAVRGWFMRGTLQLVPAADARWLLALFGPVYLALAARRLRELGLDESLCTRSERLITEAIDGEGPLTRARLTDLLTTLGVEPKGQAAFHLIRRTALAGRICHGPQQGGEATFVLLDDWLPASGPLPFTGAAAERELARRYRAAYGPSDALDFVHWSGLKATTGKNAWAAVRDTGPEPAPTPGEPDVRLLPAYDNYLVGYRSRDLSVPAEHERRVWPGGGQIRATVLVDGLAVGTWSGGRRGAPVTVEPFPGTEPHSPAVAAGIARESADIARFSSGTHRLSTSGL; encoded by the coding sequence GTGGAACGACGTACGACCGACCGGCTGCTCAGGGCGCGCGCACAGGCGATCGGGGGCGAGGTCCGGGAGGATACGGTCGCCGCCGTCCTCGACCGGGTGCTGGCCGTGCAGGCCCAGGACCTGCCCGCGGCGGAGCTCGGCCTGCGGGCGCGGGCGCGCGGGCTGACCCAGGACGCGGTGCGCCGGGCCACCGACACCGAACGCAGCGCCGTGCGCGGCTGGTTCATGCGCGGCACCCTCCAACTGGTGCCGGCCGCCGACGCCCGCTGGCTGCTCGCCCTCTTCGGCCCGGTCTACCTCGCCCTCGCCGCCCGGCGGCTGCGCGAACTCGGCCTCGACGAGTCCCTGTGCACCCGCTCCGAGCGGCTCATCACCGAAGCGATCGACGGCGAGGGGCCGTTGACGCGCGCCCGGCTCACCGACCTGCTCACCACCCTCGGGGTGGAACCGAAGGGGCAGGCCGCCTTCCACCTGATCCGCCGAACCGCGCTGGCCGGCCGCATCTGCCACGGACCGCAGCAGGGCGGCGAGGCCACCTTCGTCCTCCTCGACGACTGGCTGCCCGCCAGCGGCCCGCTGCCCTTCACCGGAGCCGCCGCCGAACGCGAACTCGCGCGCCGCTACCGCGCCGCGTACGGACCCTCCGACGCCCTGGACTTCGTCCACTGGTCGGGCCTCAAGGCCACCACGGGCAAGAACGCGTGGGCCGCCGTACGGGACACCGGGCCCGAGCCGGCGCCCACCCCGGGGGAACCCGACGTACGCCTGCTGCCTGCCTACGACAACTACCTGGTCGGCTACCGCAGCCGGGACCTGTCCGTGCCCGCCGAGCACGAACGGCGGGTGTGGCCCGGCGGCGGGCAGATCCGGGCCACCGTGCTGGTCGACGGCCTGGCCGTCGGCACCTGGTCGGGCGGCCGCCGCGGGGCGCCGGTGACCGTCGAACCCTTCCCCGGGACGGAGCCCCACAGCCCGGCCGTGGCCGCCGGAATCGCCCGCGAGAGCGCCGACATCGCACGGTTCTCCAGCGGAACTCATCGCCTGTCTACAAGCGGTCTATAG